CAGCATGGCTGGGAAGCACGCAATCCAGGCCCTTGGCACTCAGAGCGTCCGGATACACCGCACTGTCGAGCAGCCAGCGCGTACCGGTGACGCCTACTTTCCTGAAACCATGCACGACAGCGGCCTCGGCGGTCACTTCGGCAATATGCAGCCATGGCAACGGAGAGCGCGGCTGGACCAGGGCGAAGGCTTGGTGGATGGTGTTGTCCGGACAGACCAAGAAGTCTGCGCCGGCCGCTGCCAGTTTTTCTGCGGACGACAGCATCAGGCTTGCCACGCCGTCGAGGTCGCCACGTTCCAGGCAATTCACGTATCCAGCCAGCGACGGTGTGTGCATCGATACTTCCGGGTGAGCATACGGACCCAGCGCCTGAGCGCCCTCTTCACAGATAGTCCGATAGCAGAGCGCTGCGCCCTCGGCGGAGCAGCCGACGATGCCGATATGTAAAGACATGGATGAGCGCTTCCTTTTTTAGTGATTACGCAAGACGTGAATCTCAGCGAGGCCGCAAATTAGCCACAAAAGCTGTTCATTGAATGCCCCGCACGACATCTATTTTTGAAAAACTTGAGCCAAGTCAACGCCGCGTGGCCCTCAACAGCGGCACTCTGAATCGTCGTACATAAAATTATTCTACAACGATGGAGACCTCATGATATTCAAATCAAAGCCGCTGCATGCGGCATTGCTTGCTGTATTTTCAATTCCACCACTCATGTTCCCGAGCGCCGCCCTGGCCGATGCGGCCACCGATGCCCGCATCGAAGCATTGGAACAACAGGTGAAAATGCTGACGACAAAGCTCGAACAGGTAGTGGAAAGACCCGAGAAAAAAGAGGCGCACGAGGATGTGGTTTCGTCCATGCCGCAAGCGTTGAACGAGCGCGCCAGGAAATTCTTCGAGGCGATCAAGGACGTCGAATTTTACGGTAACCTGGATGTCTCGATCGACGGCAGCAGCAAGGGATTCAAGAGTTCCTATAACGATGTCGGCGGCGCCCGGGTGGTCTCGCCGGTCGGCCACAACGGCTGGCAGGCCGACCTCTCCACCAATCTCTCCTATGTCGGCATCCGCGGCAAGCACTCTGTCAGCGACACCCTGTCGCTGGTGTACCAGCTGGAAACGCAGATCGACATCACCGCCACCGCCGGTTCAGCCAACTCTACCAGTGCCCAGGACACCACGGTCAAAGGCGCGCTGACCTCGCGCAACAGCTATCTCGGCCTGGCCGACAGCAGGTGGGGTGCGCTCAAGCTCGGCAAAACCGATGCGCCGTATAAAACCTCCACCGCCCGCATGAATCCCTTCTCCGGCATGTGGGGCGACTACGCGGTCATCATGGGCAATACCGGCGGCGATAACCGGGTCGAATTCGGCACGCGCCTGGATCATGCGCTCTGGTACGAATCGCCCAAGTGGAAAGGCTGGAGTTTCAATGCGCTGATTTCGCCGGGCCAGAACCGCGGCTACGAAAATTCAATCCAGGCCAGCGGCGAATCCAGTTGCACCGGCGGCAACGTTCCCGGTAGCGGCGGCGGTCCTGTCGCTTGCAACGACGGCAGCTATGGTTCGGCCTACAGCGCCAACATCGCCTATGAAAATGGGCCGCTGTATGTGACCGGCGCGTATGAGCTGCATTCCAGGGTCAACCGTACCGGCGACGTCAGTGCGACGCCGCAGGCGCTGGCCAGTCCGACCGGACTGGATCAGAACGATGTCGGTAACGAGTATGCCTATAAAGTAGGCGTCCAGTACGCCTTCCCCACCAAAACCACCGTCAGCGCCATCTATGAGGTGATGCGCAGGAATATCCCGGCTTACCTGGCCGAGCAGAACGAGCGCTCGCGCAACGGCTACTGGCTGGCATTGACGCAAGAACTGACGCCGGACGACAGCCTGTCGCTAGGCTGGGCGCACGCCAACGCCACTCCCGGCGATCCGGGTCAGCACAATACCAGCGCCGCGGACGGCATCGGCACCAGCAATCCGGACAACGGCGC
The sequence above is a segment of the Collimonas sp. PA-H2 genome. Coding sequences within it:
- a CDS encoding aspartate/glutamate racemase family protein, whose amino-acid sequence is MSLHIGIVGCSAEGAALCYRTICEEGAQALGPYAHPEVSMHTPSLAGYVNCLERGDLDGVASLMLSSAEKLAAAGADFLVCPDNTIHQAFALVQPRSPLPWLHIAEVTAEAAVVHGFRKVGVTGTRWLLDSAVYPDALSAKGLDCVLPSHAERVQIGRIIMDELVHGIFKADSVAYFQSVIAGLKEQGCDSVILGCTEIPLIINDRNSPLPTLDTTRLLARAALHKATAAQVISNSKQ
- a CDS encoding porin; amino-acid sequence: MIFKSKPLHAALLAVFSIPPLMFPSAALADAATDARIEALEQQVKMLTTKLEQVVERPEKKEAHEDVVSSMPQALNERARKFFEAIKDVEFYGNLDVSIDGSSKGFKSSYNDVGGARVVSPVGHNGWQADLSTNLSYVGIRGKHSVSDTLSLVYQLETQIDITATAGSANSTSAQDTTVKGALTSRNSYLGLADSRWGALKLGKTDAPYKTSTARMNPFSGMWGDYAVIMGNTGGDNRVEFGTRLDHALWYESPKWKGWSFNALISPGQNRGYENSIQASGESSCTGGNVPGSGGGPVACNDGSYGSAYSANIAYENGPLYVTGAYELHSRVNRTGDVSATPQALASPTGLDQNDVGNEYAYKVGVQYAFPTKTTVSAIYEVMRRNIPAYLAEQNERSRNGYWLALTQELTPDDSLSLGWAHANATPGDPGQHNTSAADGIGTSNPDNGANMYTLAYKHKIDKQTTWYANYAVTMNRPLAHYDLGAGGRGVTTDCHDGQTIASGAPNCYAGGRVQGVSAGVNYKF